From Erinaceus europaeus chromosome 9, mEriEur2.1, whole genome shotgun sequence, one genomic window encodes:
- the ODR4 gene encoding protein odr-4 homolog isoform X2 yields the protein MGRTYIVEESVGRYLSSINLQGKTFVSGLLIGQCSSQKDYVILASRTPPKEEQNENLEHPKAKLDNLDEEWVTEHANQVSRMLPGGILVLGVFIITPLEMGNDFQNALRRLVFAVEKTLSKKRLWSFTEEEVSERVTLHICSSTKKIFCRTYDICDPKSSAKPADWKYQNGLSALWISFECTVHINIHIPLSATSLSYSLERNTKNGLARWAKQIENGIYLINGQVKDEDGDLLGGQKKSFKGNAQAASHCFDVRVLTQLLLNSDHRSTATVQICSGSVNLKGTVKCRAYVHSNKPKVKDAVQAVKRDILNTVADRCEILFEDLLLNETPEKKVMKKEFHILPHRVFAHVAGSTVMLCDYKFGDESDEEIKDHFLEMLDQKIQIKDLEIAEEINTGMKKKLFVRVTHIR from the exons ATGGGAAGAACCTACATTGTAGAAGAATCTGTTGGCCGATATCTTTCAAGCATCAATCTCCAAGGAAAGACTTTTGTCTCTGGTCTTTTAATAggacag tgtTCATCACAGAAGGACTATGTAATTCTTGCCTCTAGAACACCACCCAAAGAGGAACAGAATGAGAATCTAGAACACCCCAAAGCTAAACTGGATAACTTGGATGAAGAGTGGGTTACAGAACATGCCAATCAG gtatcaAGAATGCTGCCAGGGGGAATATTAGTTCTTGGAGTATTTATTATCACACCTTTGGAAATGGGAAATGACTTTCAAAATGCCCTGCGCAGA ctAGTATTTGCAGTGGAAAAAACTCTGAGTAAAAAAAGACTGTGGAGTTTCACAGAGGAAGAGGTTTCAGAGCGAGTAACACTTCACATTTGTTCTTCTACAAAAAA AATATTTTGCCGAACTTATGATATCTGTGATCCAAAG AGTTCAGCGAAACCAGCAGATTGGAAGTACCAAAATGGACTATCAGCTTTATGGATTTCATTTGAGTGTACAGTTCATATTAATATTCACATCCCACTGTCTGCTACTTCTCTCAGCTATTCATTAGAAAGAAATACAAAG AATGGACTTGCACGCTGGGCCAAACAAATAGAAAATGGTATTTATTTGATTAATGGGCAAGTAAAAGATGAAGATGGCGACCTTTTAGGAGGACAA aaaaaatcttttaaaggaAATGCTCAAGCAGCTAGTCATTGTTTTGATGTCCGAGTGCTAACTCAGTtg CTTTTGAATTCAGACCACAGATCCACAGCCACAGTCCAGATCTGCAGTGGCTCTGTAAATTTGAAGGGAACTGTGAAATGCAGAGCTTATGTGCATAGCAATAAACCCAAGGTCAAAGATGCTGttcag gcAGTGAAGAGAGATATATTGAACACAGTTGCTGATCGTTGTGAAATATTGTTTGAGGATCTTCTTTTGAATGAAACtccagaaaaaaaagttatga AAAAAGAATTCCACATTCTCCCTCACCGAGTTTTTGCCCATGTTGCGGGATCCACTGTAATGTTATGTGATTATAAATTTGGCGATGAGTCAGATGAAGAAATCAAAGATCATTTTTTagagatgttagatcagaaaattcaaataaaagatTTGGAAATTGCAGAGGAAATAAACACAG GGATGAAGAAGAAATTGTTTGTCAGAGTGACTCACATTAGGTAA
- the ODR4 gene encoding protein odr-4 homolog isoform X1, giving the protein MGRTYIVEESVGRYLSSINLQGKTFVSGLLIGQCSSQKDYVILASRTPPKEEQNENLEHPKAKLDNLDEEWVTEHANQVSRMLPGGILVLGVFIITPLEMGNDFQNALRRLVFAVEKTLSKKRLWSFTEEEVSERVTLHICSSTKKIFCRTYDICDPKSSAKPADWKYQNGLSALWISFECTVHINIHIPLSATSLSYSLERNTKNGLARWAKQIENGIYLINGQVKDEDGDLLGGQKKSFKGNAQAASHCFDVRVLTQLLLNSDHRSTATVQICSGSVNLKGTVKCRAYVHSNKPKVKDAVQAVKRDILNTVADRCEILFEDLLLNETPEKKVMKKEFHILPHRVFAHVAGSTVMLCDYKFGDESDEEIKDHFLEMLDQKIQIKDLEIAEEINTGVIAAFAVCSPCCGYLLSLLQ; this is encoded by the exons ATGGGAAGAACCTACATTGTAGAAGAATCTGTTGGCCGATATCTTTCAAGCATCAATCTCCAAGGAAAGACTTTTGTCTCTGGTCTTTTAATAggacag tgtTCATCACAGAAGGACTATGTAATTCTTGCCTCTAGAACACCACCCAAAGAGGAACAGAATGAGAATCTAGAACACCCCAAAGCTAAACTGGATAACTTGGATGAAGAGTGGGTTACAGAACATGCCAATCAG gtatcaAGAATGCTGCCAGGGGGAATATTAGTTCTTGGAGTATTTATTATCACACCTTTGGAAATGGGAAATGACTTTCAAAATGCCCTGCGCAGA ctAGTATTTGCAGTGGAAAAAACTCTGAGTAAAAAAAGACTGTGGAGTTTCACAGAGGAAGAGGTTTCAGAGCGAGTAACACTTCACATTTGTTCTTCTACAAAAAA AATATTTTGCCGAACTTATGATATCTGTGATCCAAAG AGTTCAGCGAAACCAGCAGATTGGAAGTACCAAAATGGACTATCAGCTTTATGGATTTCATTTGAGTGTACAGTTCATATTAATATTCACATCCCACTGTCTGCTACTTCTCTCAGCTATTCATTAGAAAGAAATACAAAG AATGGACTTGCACGCTGGGCCAAACAAATAGAAAATGGTATTTATTTGATTAATGGGCAAGTAAAAGATGAAGATGGCGACCTTTTAGGAGGACAA aaaaaatcttttaaaggaAATGCTCAAGCAGCTAGTCATTGTTTTGATGTCCGAGTGCTAACTCAGTtg CTTTTGAATTCAGACCACAGATCCACAGCCACAGTCCAGATCTGCAGTGGCTCTGTAAATTTGAAGGGAACTGTGAAATGCAGAGCTTATGTGCATAGCAATAAACCCAAGGTCAAAGATGCTGttcag gcAGTGAAGAGAGATATATTGAACACAGTTGCTGATCGTTGTGAAATATTGTTTGAGGATCTTCTTTTGAATGAAACtccagaaaaaaaagttatga AAAAAGAATTCCACATTCTCCCTCACCGAGTTTTTGCCCATGTTGCGGGATCCACTGTAATGTTATGTGATTATAAATTTGGCGATGAGTCAGATGAAGAAATCAAAGATCATTTTTTagagatgttagatcagaaaattcaaataaaagatTTGGAAATTGCAGAGGAAATAAACACAG gTGTGATTGCAGCATTTGCAGTTTGTAGTCCTTGCTGCGGGTATCTCCTTTCATTACTTCAGTGA